Proteins from a genomic interval of Drosophila melanogaster chromosome 2R:
- the psq gene encoding pipsqueak, isoform Q translates to MTSLGMGMNGGLLGVPMGFLDFTPEPPAPSATPVTVTEHVDLSCNPSTDTRDLSNTTEPLDIDNHLAQQIHRLDQSPMHSISHHHTGDESNSNLVQHIKSEVIEAKHLAAQHHALSQAQQQHAHHQAHQQHQQHQQQQHQQQQQHLHAQQLLAQSQLQQQQQQQQQQQQHHQQQQQQAAAAAAAAGVHGQHGGHVTHADIGGATVMEIDPSQIKHEPGMIITPEIVNMMSSGHMDMYNSDTSEDSMMIANGSPHDQKEPHYTNLDQQHGLGGSVCGPGPGGAGGGGGMSGGAGSGSGEKGQFNGPKAWTQDDMNSALDALKNQNMSLTKASAIYGIPSTTLWQRAHRMGIETPKKEGGTKSWNEDALQNALEALRSGQISANKASKAFGIPSSTLYKIARREGIRLAAPFNAAPTTWTPEDLERALEAIRAGNTSVQKASAEFGIPTGTLYGRCKREGIELSRSNPTPWSEDAMNEALNSVRVGQMSINQAAIHYNLPYSSLYGRFKRGKYDVVANTSGVALLNTSGNTTGSIEIIEHSQENSLHMLQQQFPYSPSPHPPTPQHHSTPQHHSSAQQGPPTPQHMQQHVVHMQQQQQQQQQQSPHPGHHPQHMQQDVVTSSSQVVHSQQQQQLQQIYQHHGTPERSXESLHAATLMGSTGGGGGGGVGGVAASTSDGTAASSTPFASISALVSGPSSAPPPPVTASGSSAVSGGTSKRKKANKQKRXEQEDDQPHRELETIAGVARPEDIKFRFNCKHWKRKLRQFHLLLSKQ, encoded by the exons atgactaGTTTAGGCATGGGCATG AACGGCGGCCTGTTGGGCGTGCCCATGGGATTCCTGGACTTCACACCCGAGCCACCAGCACCATCTGCCACCCCAGTCACCGTCACGGAGCACGTCGATCTGTCCTGCAACCCTAGCACGGACACGCGCGATCTATCAA ATACCACCGAACCGCTCGATATAGACAATCATCTGGCTCAGCAGATCCATCGGCTGGATCAGTCCCCCATGCACTCGATATCGCACCATCATACAGGCGATGAGAGCAACTCGAATCTGGTGCAGCATATCAAGAGCGAAGTGATCGAGGCCAAGCACCTGGCTGCCCAGCATCATGCACTTAGCCAGGCCCAACAGCAACATGCCCATCATCAGGCCcaccagcagcatcaacagcatcagcaacagcagcatcaacaacagcagcaacatcttcATGCCCAGCAGCTCTTGGCCCAGagtcagctgcagcagcaacagcaacagcaacagcagcagcagcaacaccaccagcagcagcaacaacaggcagcagcagccgccgcagcagctggTGTGCATGGCCAGCATGGGGGACATGTGACGCATGCCGACATCGGCGGTGCCACTGTCATGGAGATTGATCCGAGCCAGATTAAACACGAGCCGGGCATGATAATAACGCCAGAGATTGTCAACATGATGTCCTCCGGGCATATGG ACATGTATAACTCGGATACGAGTGAGGATTCGATGATGATCGCCAACGGTTCGCCGCACGATCAGAAGGAACCGCACTATACGAATTTGGATCAGCAGCACGGTCTGGGTGGCAGCGTTTGCGGCCCGGGGCCCGGCGGTGCTGGTGGCGGTGGGGGCATGAGTGGTGGGGCTGGCTCTGGCTCTGGCGAGAAAGGTCAGTTTAATGGTCCCAAAGCTTGGACACAAGATGATATGAATTCAGCTTTAGATGCATTAAAGAACCAAAACATGAGCCTGACGAAAGCATCCGCCATTTATGGCATCCCATCGACCACCCTGTGGCAACGTGCTCATCGCATGGGCATCGAAACGCCCAAGAAGGAGGGCGGCACCAAGTCGTGGAACGAGGATGCCCTGCAGAATGCCTTGGAGGCGCTGCGTTCGGGTCAGATATCCGCGAACAAAGCGTCAAAGGCCTTCGGCATCCCATCCTCGACGCTCTACAAGATTGCACGGCGCGAAGGCATCCGCCTTGCGGCGCCCTTCAATGCCGCCCCGACCACGTGGACGCCCGAGGATCTGGAGCGCGCCTTGGAGGCGATACGGGCGGGTAATACTTCGGTGCAGAAAGCCAGCGCTGAGTTTGGCATACCCACAG GAACACTTTACGGACGCTGCAAACGGGAGGGCATTGAGCTGTCGCGTTCGAATCCAACACCCTGGTCCGAGGATGCCATGAACGAGGCCCTGAACTCAGTGCG CGTTGGCCAAATGTCCATCAACCAGGCGGCCATTCACTATAACCTGCCCTACAGCTCGCTCTACGGCCGCTTCAAGCGCGGCAAATACGACGTGGTGGCCAACACGAGTGGCGTGGCGCTATTGAACACCTCGGGCAACACCACCGGCAGCATTGAGATTATCGAGCACAGTCAGGAGAATTCG ttGCATATGTTACAGCAACAGTTCCCGTATAGTCCGTCGCCGCATCCGCCAACGCCGCAGCATCACAGCACGCCGCAGCACCACAGCTCGGCGCAGCAGGGTCCGCCGACGCCGCAGCACATGCAGCAGCACGTGGTGcacatgcaacagcagcagcagcagcagcaacagcagtcgCCCCATCCGGGCCACCATCCGCAGCATATGCAGCAGGACGTGGTTACATCGAGCAGCCAGGTGGTGCacagccaacagcagcagcagcttcagcaGATCTATCAGCACCACGGGACGCCGGAGCGTAGTTGAGAATCACTGCATGCTGCGACATTAATGGGCAGCACCGGCggtggaggaggtggtgggGTTGGTGGAGTAGCAGCCAGCACTAGCGACGGCACGGCGGCCAGTAGCACGCCCTTTGCCAGCATTTCGGCGCTGGTCAGCGGACCGTCCAGTGCCCCACCACCGCCGGTAACTGCCAGTGGCTCGTCGGCAGTCAGTGGCGGCACCAGCAAGCGCAAGAAAGCCAATAAGCAAAAGCGTTGAGAGCAGGAGGATGATCAGCCACACAGGGAGTTGGAAACAATTGCGGGAGTGGCCAGGCCCGAGGACATCAAGTTTAGATTTAATTGCAAGCACTGGAAGCGCAAGTTGCGGCAGTTTCATTTGCTATTGTCCAAACAgtag
- the psq gene encoding pipsqueak, isoform K, producing the protein MQNGGLLGVPMGFLDFTPEPPAPSATPVTVTEHVDLSCNPSTDTRDLSNTTEPLDIDNHLAQQIHRLDQSPMHSISHHHTGDESNSNLVQHIKSEVIEAKHLAAQHHALSQAQQQHAHHQAHQQHQQHQQQQHQQQQQHLHAQQLLAQSQLQQQQQQQQQQQQHHQQQQQQAAAAAAAAGVHGQHGGHVTHADIGGATVMEIDPSQIKHEPGMIITPEIVNMMSSGHMDMYNSDTSEDSMMIANGSPHDQKEPHYTNLDQQHGLGGSVCGPGPGGAGGGGGMSGGAGSGSGEKGQFNGPKAWTQDDMNSALDALKNQNMSLTKASAIYGIPSTTLWQRAHRMGIETPKKEGGTKSWNEDALQNALEALRSGQISANKASKAFGIPSSTLYKIARREGIRLAAPFNAAPTTWTPEDLERALEAIRAGNTSVQKASAEFGIPTGTLYGRCKREGIELSRSNPTPWSEDAMNEALNSVRVGQMSINQAAIHYNLPYSSLYGRFKRGKYDVVANTSGVALLNTSGNTTGSIEIIEHSQENSLHMLQQQFPYSPSPHPPTPQHHSTPQHHSSAQQGPPTPQHMQQHVVHMQQQQQQQQQQSPHPGHHPQHMQQDVVTSSSQVVHSQQQQQLQQIYQHHGTPERS; encoded by the exons ATGCAGAACGGCGGCCTGTTGGGCGTGCCCATGGGATTCCTGGACTTCACACCCGAGCCACCAGCACCATCTGCCACCCCAGTCACCGTCACGGAGCACGTCGATCTGTCCTGCAACCCTAGCACGGACACGCGCGATCTATCAA ATACCACCGAACCGCTCGATATAGACAATCATCTGGCTCAGCAGATCCATCGGCTGGATCAGTCCCCCATGCACTCGATATCGCACCATCATACAGGCGATGAGAGCAACTCGAATCTGGTGCAGCATATCAAGAGCGAAGTGATCGAGGCCAAGCACCTGGCTGCCCAGCATCATGCACTTAGCCAGGCCCAACAGCAACATGCCCATCATCAGGCCcaccagcagcatcaacagcatcagcaacagcagcatcaacaacagcagcaacatcttcATGCCCAGCAGCTCTTGGCCCAGagtcagctgcagcagcaacagcaacagcaacagcagcagcagcaacaccaccagcagcagcaacaacaggcagcagcagccgccgcagcagctggTGTGCATGGCCAGCATGGGGGACATGTGACGCATGCCGACATCGGCGGTGCCACTGTCATGGAGATTGATCCGAGCCAGATTAAACACGAGCCGGGCATGATAATAACGCCAGAGATTGTCAACATGATGTCCTCCGGGCATATGG ACATGTATAACTCGGATACGAGTGAGGATTCGATGATGATCGCCAACGGTTCGCCGCACGATCAGAAGGAACCGCACTATACGAATTTGGATCAGCAGCACGGTCTGGGTGGCAGCGTTTGCGGCCCGGGGCCCGGCGGTGCTGGTGGCGGTGGGGGCATGAGTGGTGGGGCTGGCTCTGGCTCTGGCGAGAAAGGTCAGTTTAATGGTCCCAAAGCTTGGACACAAGATGATATGAATTCAGCTTTAGATGCATTAAAGAACCAAAACATGAGCCTGACGAAAGCATCCGCCATTTATGGCATCCCATCGACCACCCTGTGGCAACGTGCTCATCGCATGGGCATCGAAACGCCCAAGAAGGAGGGCGGCACCAAGTCGTGGAACGAGGATGCCCTGCAGAATGCCTTGGAGGCGCTGCGTTCGGGTCAGATATCCGCGAACAAAGCGTCAAAGGCCTTCGGCATCCCATCCTCGACGCTCTACAAGATTGCACGGCGCGAAGGCATCCGCCTTGCGGCGCCCTTCAATGCCGCCCCGACCACGTGGACGCCCGAGGATCTGGAGCGCGCCTTGGAGGCGATACGGGCGGGTAATACTTCGGTGCAGAAAGCCAGCGCTGAGTTTGGCATACCCACAG GAACACTTTACGGACGCTGCAAACGGGAGGGCATTGAGCTGTCGCGTTCGAATCCAACACCCTGGTCCGAGGATGCCATGAACGAGGCCCTGAACTCAGTGCG CGTTGGCCAAATGTCCATCAACCAGGCGGCCATTCACTATAACCTGCCCTACAGCTCGCTCTACGGCCGCTTCAAGCGCGGCAAATACGACGTGGTGGCCAACACGAGTGGCGTGGCGCTATTGAACACCTCGGGCAACACCACCGGCAGCATTGAGATTATCGAGCACAGTCAGGAGAATTCG ttGCATATGTTACAGCAACAGTTCCCGTATAGTCCGTCGCCGCATCCGCCAACGCCGCAGCATCACAGCACGCCGCAGCACCACAGCTCGGCGCAGCAGGGTCCGCCGACGCCGCAGCACATGCAGCAGCACGTGGTGcacatgcaacagcagcagcagcagcagcaacagcagtcgCCCCATCCGGGCCACCATCCGCAGCATATGCAGCAGGACGTGGTTACATCGAGCAGCCAGGTGGTGCacagccaacagcagcagcagcttcagcaGATCTATCAGCACCACGGGACGCCGGAGCGTAGTTGA